One Nitrososphaerota archaeon genomic window, TTTAAATGGTAAGCATTTACTAAATTTAGTTTCACCAGTTAAAACTTTAATAGCAAAAGCTAAACAATTTTCTTCACCACATAAACCACAATTTGTTTTTGGAAGAAAATTATAAAGTTCATATGCTGTTAACTTACTCCATGCTTCAAGCTCTTTTCTTTCTGGAGGACCACTTCTTTCTAATTCTATAGATGCTTCATCTATTATTCCTTTTATATATTTTAGAATTTTTTCAGCTTCTTCAAATCCATCAGCACAAAAAGTTATTTTTCCAGAAGCATATATTCCAATAAGTTTATTAAACATTTTTAATGTTAAACTTTTCCAAGCTTCTGAATAATTTGCTTTACTTGGAGGAAATTTTAAAGCTAAAATTTCTACTATTCCTTCTAAGCTTTTAGGAGAATACGCTTCAATTACTATGTTATTTGGATTTACTAAACATTTATCTTTTAAAGTTTGAATCTTAAAACCTTCTATTATTTTATGGGACATTTTCTCTTTTATTAAATAGAAATATAGTAAATATAAATATTTAAAAATT contains:
- a CDS encoding (Fe-S)-binding protein, with the protein product MSHKIIEGFKIQTLKDKCLVNPNNIVIEAYSPKSLEGIVEILALKFPPSKANYSEAWKSLTLKMFNKLIGIYASGKITFCADGFEEAEKILKYIKGIIDEASIELERSGPPERKELEAWSKLTAYELYNFLPKTNCGLCGEENCLAFAIKVLTGETKFSKCLPFKQSENMSNFKKFKDKYGERILKALEGE